In Dysgonomonadaceae bacterium zrk40, one genomic interval encodes:
- a CDS encoding sigma-54-dependent Fis family transcriptional regulator, with protein sequence MDKEGKILIVDDNEDILFALNLLLQPHVEKVKVTTRPERIVDFMESYRPDVILLDMNFHHDASSGQEGFHWLQQIHSIDPNVVVIFITAYGDTEKAVRAIKAGATDFIPKPWEGEKLLATISSALQLSKSRNEVSQLRKQVSALESNRPPFPEIVGESEVMQVLYGTIDKLKDTDANILLLGENGTGKDLIANLLYHSSPRAGKPFVHIDLGSIPESLFESELFGHEKGAFTDAKKEKQGRFEIASEGTLFLDEIGNLSPFMQAKLLTVLEKREVIRLGSTRRVPINVRLICATNADIHEMTERGEFRRDLLYRINTIELHIPPLRERGSDILLLADFFREKYCRKYKKEIRSIATSAQRKLQEYPWPGNVRELQHAMERAVILSTGYMLYADDILLTPVATGRRSENLNLEELERKAIDQALKQSDGNMNRAADLLGISRFALYRKMGKQSDK encoded by the coding sequence ATGGACAAGGAAGGCAAGATACTGATTGTAGATGACAACGAGGACATCCTCTTCGCGCTCAATCTTCTGCTGCAGCCCCATGTGGAGAAGGTGAAGGTGACCACACGACCGGAGCGGATCGTTGATTTCATGGAATCGTATCGTCCCGATGTGATCCTGCTCGACATGAACTTCCACCATGATGCCAGCAGCGGACAAGAGGGTTTTCATTGGCTGCAGCAGATCCACAGCATCGATCCCAATGTAGTGGTGATCTTCATCACCGCCTATGGCGATACCGAGAAGGCGGTGCGAGCCATCAAGGCGGGGGCCACCGATTTCATCCCCAAGCCGTGGGAGGGCGAGAAGCTGCTGGCCACCATCTCATCAGCCCTGCAGCTGAGCAAGAGTAGAAACGAAGTGTCGCAGCTCCGGAAACAGGTGTCGGCACTCGAAAGCAACAGGCCTCCTTTTCCTGAGATCGTGGGTGAGAGTGAGGTGATGCAGGTGCTCTACGGCACCATCGACAAGTTGAAGGATACCGATGCCAACATCCTGCTGCTGGGTGAGAATGGCACGGGGAAGGACCTGATTGCCAACCTGCTTTACCACTCCTCTCCGCGTGCCGGGAAGCCCTTCGTGCACATCGACCTGGGGAGCATCCCCGAATCACTCTTCGAGAGTGAGTTGTTCGGTCATGAGAAAGGGGCTTTCACCGATGCAAAAAAAGAAAAGCAGGGGCGTTTTGAGATTGCCAGCGAAGGCACGCTGTTCCTGGATGAGATTGGGAACCTGTCGCCTTTCATGCAGGCGAAGCTGCTGACGGTGCTGGAGAAGAGAGAGGTGATTCGCCTGGGTTCCACCCGACGGGTGCCGATCAACGTGCGACTGATCTGTGCCACCAATGCCGACATCCATGAGATGACAGAGCGGGGTGAGTTCCGGCGTGACCTGTTGTACCGCATCAACACCATTGAACTGCACATTCCTCCGTTGCGGGAGAGAGGCAGCGACATCCTGCTGCTGGCCGATTTTTTCCGGGAGAAGTATTGCCGCAAGTACAAGAAGGAGATCAGGAGCATCGCCACCTCGGCACAACGCAAGCTGCAGGAGTACCCCTGGCCGGGAAACGTGCGGGAGCTGCAGCATGCCATGGAGAGGGCTGTGATCTTGTCTACCGGTTACATGCTCTATGCCGATGACATCTTGCTCACACCCGTCGCCACGGGGAGGAGGAGTGAGAACCTGAACCTGGAGGAGCTGGAACGAAAGGCTATTGATCAGGCCCTGAAGCAATCGGATGGAAATATGAACCGGGCAGCCGACCTGCTGGGGATCTCGCGCTTTGCGCTCTATCGTAAAATGGGCAAACAATCGGACAAATAA
- a CDS encoding FtsX-like permease family protein, translated as MIKHYLTVAWRNLLKYKTQSIISIVGLAIGFTAFVFTLSWIRYEKGYDSHNPDAERIYRLFFNDSTQVEGVTNMTPKILASYLMKNYPEVEAATSIYSYKTDLNLNEKAFLTDVHIVAADTFFFPVFYPEIRISYPPTIPPNNYLLTASTAKKLGLKDEQSGTKIDSLQIHLLAVVPDKPMQSNVPFDLITVSQQEEIKENAWGYQDCFTYIRVKEGINIAHLQEKLEEISIENQVAEDISFTQQFSCRLVPLSNLRTLHPNTEVAIRYQQLRLFAGVSLLVIISAFFNFLMLFLNKIKIRRREWELHQVNGATNLQLLLMLFCEFAMLLLIALAIGLSLTELLYPHFIRFSMLEAPKSFFWREAILFGMALLLLAVLVAYLPVRHILRRMIRESLAPQTDPGRSKERFSRITITLQLIISSILIFATVLFFLQYSYLNSKDIGFNRHNVNSISYYENEMPIDEIRRVPGVEEVIPFGGDFLPKRYSIQSSMEVVRDNQKTEMVRLQIYSISGPEYMDFFDMKLLEGRNIFAGEQQACLINETGNRLLQSKDSANSKEIFGLEVVGVIADMYVDSPRIPVFPTIYRIQETQGGEGGYVPRQFFAYRYTDGQREATEKEIKRIAVEKFDNPHMWIDNMEDIYAAYTRSERYLLILLSIMTGLAILIALFGAYSIITLACRRRRKEIAIRKVNGATVREILQLFLREYLLITLVACLVAFPAGVLVMQRWLEQYSRRVSMEWWLFVGIFVLVVLIVLASILSRVIRAANQNPAEVIKSE; from the coding sequence ATGATCAAACACTATCTCACCGTAGCCTGGAGGAACCTCCTGAAATACAAGACACAGAGCATCATCAGCATCGTGGGACTGGCCATCGGCTTCACTGCCTTCGTCTTCACCCTCTCCTGGATCAGGTATGAGAAGGGCTACGACAGCCACAATCCCGATGCGGAGAGGATATACCGTCTCTTTTTCAATGACTCAACCCAGGTTGAAGGGGTGACGAATATGACACCCAAGATCCTGGCCTCCTACTTGATGAAAAACTATCCGGAAGTTGAGGCTGCGACCAGCATCTATTCCTACAAGACAGATCTGAACCTGAACGAAAAAGCGTTCCTCACGGATGTGCATATCGTTGCGGCCGACACCTTTTTCTTTCCAGTTTTTTATCCGGAGATCAGGATATCATACCCGCCCACCATTCCCCCAAACAACTATCTACTTACCGCGAGCACTGCTAAAAAGCTGGGCTTAAAGGATGAGCAAAGTGGAACAAAGATCGACTCGCTGCAGATCCATCTGTTGGCTGTCGTGCCCGACAAACCGATGCAAAGCAATGTACCCTTCGATCTGATCACGGTGTCTCAACAGGAAGAAATCAAAGAGAATGCATGGGGCTATCAAGATTGTTTCACCTACATACGGGTAAAAGAGGGGATCAACATTGCGCACCTGCAGGAGAAACTGGAGGAGATAAGCATCGAAAATCAAGTTGCTGAAGACATCTCTTTTACCCAGCAGTTCTCCTGCCGACTGGTGCCCCTCTCCAACCTGCGCACCCTCCACCCCAACACGGAAGTGGCCATACGCTACCAGCAGCTCAGGCTCTTTGCGGGGGTTTCCCTGCTGGTGATCATCAGTGCCTTCTTTAACTTCCTGATGCTCTTCCTCAACAAGATAAAGATCCGTCGCCGTGAGTGGGAACTGCACCAAGTGAACGGAGCCACCAACCTGCAGCTGCTGCTCATGCTCTTTTGCGAGTTTGCGATGCTCCTGCTGATCGCACTGGCTATCGGGTTGTCGCTAACCGAACTGCTGTATCCGCATTTCATACGGTTCTCGATGCTTGAGGCACCCAAATCGTTCTTCTGGCGCGAGGCAATCCTCTTTGGCATGGCACTGCTGCTGCTCGCGGTGCTGGTCGCCTACCTCCCCGTAAGACACATCCTCCGGCGAATGATCCGTGAAAGCCTTGCGCCCCAAACAGACCCGGGCAGGAGCAAAGAGCGATTCAGCCGCATCACGATCACCCTGCAGCTCATCATCAGCAGCATCCTTATCTTCGCCACCGTGCTCTTCTTTCTCCAATACAGCTACCTCAACAGCAAGGATATCGGCTTCAACCGGCACAATGTCAACAGCATCTCCTATTATGAGAATGAGATGCCGATCGATGAAATCAGAAGGGTGCCGGGGGTGGAAGAGGTGATTCCATTCGGGGGTGATTTCCTGCCAAAACGCTACAGCATACAAAGTTCTATGGAGGTGGTCAGAGACAATCAGAAAACGGAGATGGTAAGACTGCAAATTTACAGCATCAGCGGACCGGAATACATGGATTTCTTCGACATGAAACTGCTGGAGGGACGCAACATCTTCGCCGGCGAACAACAGGCATGCCTGATCAATGAAACGGGCAATCGCCTGCTTCAATCCAAAGACTCTGCCAATTCGAAAGAGATATTTGGATTGGAGGTAGTGGGTGTGATTGCCGACATGTATGTCGATTCTCCCCGGATACCGGTGTTTCCAACCATCTACAGGATACAAGAGACCCAGGGCGGAGAAGGAGGATACGTCCCCCGGCAATTTTTTGCCTACCGTTACACGGACGGTCAGAGGGAGGCCACAGAGAAGGAGATCAAACGGATTGCCGTTGAGAAGTTTGACAATCCACACATGTGGATTGACAATATGGAGGATATCTACGCCGCCTATACCCGGTCGGAAAGATATCTCCTCATCCTGTTGAGCATCATGACCGGCCTGGCCATCCTGATCGCCCTGTTCGGGGCCTACTCCATCATCACGCTGGCCTGCCGCCGTCGGCGCAAAGAGATTGCCATCCGCAAGGTGAACGGAGCCACTGTGCGGGAGATCCTGCAGCTCTTCCTGCGGGAATATCTCCTCATCACCCTCGTGGCCTGTTTGGTCGCTTTCCCGGCAGGTGTGCTGGTGATGCAACGCTGGCTGGAACAGTACAGCCGGCGGGTCTCCATGGAGTGGTGGCTCTTTGTCGGAATCTTTGTCCTGGTAGTCCTGATCGTCCTGGCAAGTATCCTCTCCCGTGTGATCCGTGCAGCGAATCAGAATCCGGCAGAAGTAATCAAATCAGAATAA
- a CDS encoding TolC family protein translates to MRYIILFILYSICTGQLIAQDSLRLTLDEAVALARAQSPQSVAARHQYRAAYWNWRTFKADYLPSLSFNSYSSLNRSISPVTLPDGSDSFLHRNQLLNEGSLTINQNIAPLGGSIFLETGLQRLDLFTDKRRSFKSTPVVLGYSQNLFGYNRLKWDKKIEPARYAQAKKSYLETLELVAAMTANKFFALATAQSRLQSADYNYAAADTLFRYAKGRYDIGTITENEMLQLEINHLTEQSNRLNAAMEVDNAIQELRSFLGIRDNVEMVAVIRNELPLFMVPLAEALHYAWQNSPDIEWYALQQLQSESSVAQAKASRGLKADLYMQVGLTQTATALNNAYRNPMDQQLVSLGIRIPLVDWGVGKGRVEVARSNLEKTKTEIAQARTDFEANVIKLVKQFNLQTNKVAIAQKTSVRAARRNEVAYRLYLLGKSTLLDLNASIAEKDSSQRAYISALHNYWNLYYALRSITGYDFQLNAPITVAEQEF, encoded by the coding sequence ATGAGATACATTATTCTTTTCATTCTTTATTCAATCTGCACTGGGCAACTCATAGCGCAGGACTCGCTTCGTCTCACACTCGACGAGGCAGTCGCGCTTGCCCGTGCCCAGTCACCCCAGTCAGTGGCAGCGCGGCACCAATACCGCGCTGCCTACTGGAACTGGCGTACCTTCAAAGCCGACTACCTGCCAAGCCTCTCCTTCAACAGCTACAGCTCCCTCAACCGCTCCATCAGTCCCGTCACCCTGCCCGACGGCAGCGACAGCTTCCTGCACAGGAACCAGCTGCTCAACGAGGGGAGCCTCACCATCAACCAGAATATCGCCCCCCTGGGTGGAAGCATCTTCCTGGAAACAGGTCTGCAACGTCTCGATCTCTTCACCGACAAGCGCCGCTCTTTTAAATCGACACCCGTGGTGCTCGGCTACTCGCAGAACCTGTTCGGCTACAACCGGCTGAAGTGGGACAAGAAGATTGAACCGGCACGTTACGCACAGGCAAAGAAGAGCTACCTGGAGACGCTGGAGCTGGTGGCAGCCATGACTGCCAACAAGTTCTTCGCCCTGGCCACGGCACAGAGCAGGCTGCAGTCGGCCGACTACAACTATGCGGCAGCCGACACCCTCTTCCGATATGCAAAGGGAAGGTACGACATCGGCACCATCACCGAAAACGAGATGTTGCAACTGGAAATCAACCACCTCACGGAACAGAGCAACCGCCTCAATGCCGCCATGGAGGTCGATAACGCCATCCAGGAGCTGCGCAGCTTCCTGGGCATACGCGATAACGTGGAGATGGTGGCCGTGATCCGCAATGAGCTGCCCCTCTTCATGGTTCCCCTGGCGGAGGCGCTTCACTATGCCTGGCAGAACAGTCCCGACATCGAATGGTATGCCCTGCAACAGCTGCAGAGCGAAAGCAGCGTGGCACAGGCAAAGGCATCGCGCGGACTGAAGGCGGACCTCTACATGCAGGTGGGACTGACACAGACGGCAACAGCACTGAACAACGCCTACCGCAATCCAATGGATCAGCAGCTGGTGAGCCTCGGCATCCGCATTCCCCTTGTCGACTGGGGTGTGGGCAAGGGACGCGTGGAGGTGGCACGCAGCAACCTGGAAAAGACAAAGACAGAGATCGCACAAGCCCGCACCGACTTCGAGGCCAACGTGATCAAGCTGGTGAAGCAGTTCAACCTGCAGACCAACAAGGTGGCCATCGCACAAAAGACATCGGTACGTGCCGCACGCAGAAACGAGGTGGCCTACCGCCTCTACCTGCTGGGCAAGTCCACGCTGCTCGACCTCAATGCCTCCATCGCCGAGAAAGACAGCTCACAGCGGGCCTACATCAGCGCGCTGCACAACTACTGGAACCTCTATTACGCCCTGCGGAGCATCACGGGATACGATTTTCAGCTGAACGCTCCCATCACGGTCGCGGAACAGGAATTTTAA
- a CDS encoding HAMP domain-containing histidine kinase codes for MKLPSRYLYMFKIAAILLLSLTAVWLFLHALYFSSLLVLIGLLMVSISLYYDRKKLISRMERMISGIRHADYSFHYPQNNSEQELNRLSKEMDEALQLFRAQAQHAYMEEAETEAWQKLVSVLTHEIMNSIAPIISLSETLGKEEGATYQSEEECHNMCRAMQTIHRRSAGLLTFVENYRKLTRIPQPVMQPIRAADLFRSLQLLVEADQIHFTYSCYPEQLVFRGDRNMVDQMLINLLRNAHEATEQTASPQIRIDARQEGDSVRITVSDNGCGISAEAMGKVFIPFYSTKSGGSGIGLSLCRQMMLLHKGSVSLLSDGEGTAITLQFPG; via the coding sequence ATGAAGCTACCCTCCAGATATCTCTACATGTTCAAGATAGCGGCCATCCTGTTGTTGTCGCTGACAGCGGTATGGCTCTTCCTGCATGCACTCTACTTCTCCTCACTGCTGGTGTTGATTGGCCTGTTGATGGTATCGATCTCACTCTACTACGACAGGAAGAAATTGATCTCACGGATGGAGCGGATGATCTCCGGCATCCGGCATGCCGATTACTCGTTTCACTATCCGCAAAACAACTCGGAGCAGGAGCTCAACCGCCTGTCGAAAGAGATGGACGAGGCATTGCAGCTTTTCCGTGCACAGGCACAGCATGCCTACATGGAGGAGGCAGAGACGGAGGCCTGGCAGAAGCTTGTGAGCGTGCTCACCCATGAGATCATGAACAGCATCGCGCCCATCATCTCTCTCTCGGAGACGTTGGGGAAAGAGGAGGGGGCGACCTATCAAAGTGAGGAGGAGTGCCATAACATGTGCAGGGCCATGCAAACAATTCACCGGCGGAGTGCCGGGTTGCTCACCTTCGTGGAGAACTACCGTAAGCTGACGCGGATACCGCAGCCGGTGATGCAGCCCATTCGTGCTGCCGACCTGTTCCGGTCGCTGCAACTGCTGGTGGAGGCTGATCAAATTCACTTCACCTACAGCTGTTATCCGGAGCAACTGGTCTTTCGTGGCGACCGCAACATGGTGGACCAGATGCTGATCAACCTGCTTCGGAACGCGCATGAGGCGACAGAGCAGACCGCATCGCCGCAGATCAGGATTGATGCACGACAGGAGGGAGATAGTGTGAGGATCACTGTCTCCGACAACGGATGCGGTATCTCGGCCGAAGCGATGGGTAAAGTGTTCATCCCATTCTACAGTACCAAGTCGGGAGGATCAGGCATCGGATTAAGCCTCTGCCGTCAGATGATGTTGCTACACAAGGGATCGGTGTCGCTCTTGTCCGATGGAGAGGGCACCGCTATCACGCTGCAATTCCCGGGGTGA
- a CDS encoding HlyD family efflux transporter periplasmic adaptor subunit: MDIKLQKRSFLRRHRLPLLAAAAFALFLAYLIFTLSGGRKQRIQEEKITIAEVAETHFLDYVDAEGIVQPILTIMLNTLEAGIVKEIVAEEGAMLERDALILTLQNPELEREIEEKQEEWEQQRILYQEKKVEMEQKSILLQQQALQARYELSRLEKDLRLGEEEFRMGVKSKAQLDVQREEFDYRTKSTLLQLEGLKQDSSATLLRRELMERELERAARSMAHARSRMDNLMVRATTAGQLSFLNVTPGQRVGRSEQIGQIKVMDNFKIHTQLSEYYIDRLTVGLPATVTYQGTRFPLRVSKVVPEVRERQFRVDLIFTNDQPDNLRIGKSYRLQIELGQPETAMVMPRGDFFQYTGGQWIYKLNSKGDKAVKTPITIGRQNPVQYEILSGLAPGDRVVVNGYASFGNVEELIIQ, encoded by the coding sequence ATGGACATCAAACTGCAAAAGAGATCATTCCTGCGGCGACACAGACTCCCGCTGCTGGCCGCTGCAGCTTTTGCACTGTTCCTCGCCTACCTCATCTTCACGCTGTCGGGCGGACGAAAGCAGCGGATTCAGGAAGAGAAGATCACCATCGCCGAGGTGGCGGAGACACACTTCCTCGATTATGTGGATGCCGAGGGAATCGTGCAACCCATTCTCACCATCATGCTGAACACCCTGGAGGCAGGGATCGTGAAGGAGATCGTCGCCGAAGAGGGGGCCATGCTGGAGCGTGACGCACTCATCCTGACACTGCAGAACCCTGAACTGGAAAGAGAGATTGAAGAGAAACAGGAAGAATGGGAGCAACAGCGCATACTTTATCAGGAGAAAAAGGTGGAGATGGAGCAGAAATCGATACTTTTGCAGCAGCAGGCACTGCAGGCCCGCTATGAGCTGAGCCGTCTGGAGAAAGACCTGCGGCTCGGGGAGGAGGAATTCCGGATGGGGGTGAAGAGCAAGGCACAGCTCGATGTGCAGCGCGAGGAGTTCGATTACAGAACCAAAAGCACCCTGCTGCAGCTGGAGGGATTGAAGCAGGACAGCAGCGCCACCCTGCTGCGCCGCGAACTGATGGAGAGGGAGCTGGAGCGTGCCGCCAGGAGCATGGCACATGCCCGCTCACGGATGGACAACCTGATGGTAAGGGCCACCACCGCGGGGCAGCTCAGTTTTCTCAACGTCACCCCCGGTCAGCGCGTGGGGAGATCGGAACAGATCGGTCAGATCAAGGTGATGGACAACTTCAAGATACACACCCAGCTGAGTGAATATTACATCGATCGGCTTACCGTGGGACTGCCTGCAACGGTCACCTATCAGGGCACCCGATTCCCGTTGCGGGTGTCGAAGGTGGTGCCCGAAGTGAGAGAGCGCCAGTTCCGGGTGGACCTGATCTTCACGAACGACCAACCCGACAACCTGCGCATCGGCAAGAGCTACCGCCTGCAGATTGAATTGGGACAACCCGAGACAGCGATGGTGATGCCACGGGGCGACTTCTTCCAGTACACCGGCGGGCAGTGGATCTACAAGCTGAACAGCAAGGGCGACAAGGCAGTGAAGACACCCATCACCATCGGCCGGCAGAACCCGGTGCAGTACGAGATCCTGAGCGGGCTGGCGCCCGGTGACCGGGTGGTGGTGAATGGCTACGCATCCTTCGGGAATGTGGAGGAGTTAATCATTCAATAA
- a CDS encoding ABC transporter permease: MISTAFKLILRNWWRNKTFTLISLISLTVGIACFSMLFSFVVYEQGIEQQNPNRDRMVWVMQDLPSSPGEKMAYMRGGVPEQLMAKYPEVEDYLQLNSSIVKHIEANNQRFDPIEIINVGSSFPTFFPFELLYGSWDALNNPQAMVISQKQAARLFGREDAIGEQLTVCEEGFDTDIRKTYTIGAVAKSRDRSAITFDGLICSPETNWGGPTLLMMPEKSDLKLFEEKVSNDQIPTLAGGRYYFIPLDKALSSRYQQQELAFWHHRKDGLLMVGLISALLLLLIAVFNYVNMSFSRLLQQVKMLQTQKLMGAAPADLRLQILMDTLLTVLISFLLALPLMHDLLPLFNQVVDADFTPSFFYSNDFLPVLILLLILLTLIPGWMVSWRISRSTEIEIRTFFISRRHRWVGVMVTLQFIISIALIIATITVGRQTGLVKKHAARYHDLIEIGMTGGNLDLRESAQQIRNIPGVSDLSMGNMMLMNSWVMHATLKRESGEELQTMVLQLRGDENLVQMLGLRQLAGEPWESITDNNPHSVFINQSFADRLQQPVHQIIGEPLNKYLVSGDSVSVIAGVVEDFYFASLEEQVMAVLIERIPAGTEKMSSMQIRLDGKEKREAIAAIKRVWQQSYPNEHFSYNDVEHQFKKRNSKIFEMRDLLQMYSLISILLTCFGLFGITFYAVRQRTKEIGIRKINGAQRTQILWLLLKPMFIWMTVAFAIAVPLTWWFMEKWLQQFVYRVNVSVGTMMLALLLVACINFMTVGWHLWRTSKANPVKSLKTE; this comes from the coding sequence ATGATCAGTACTGCATTTAAACTCATCCTCAGAAACTGGTGGCGCAACAAAACGTTCACACTCATCTCGCTGATAAGTCTTACGGTGGGGATAGCCTGCTTCAGCATGCTCTTCTCATTCGTTGTCTATGAACAGGGCATAGAGCAGCAGAACCCCAACCGGGACAGAATGGTGTGGGTGATGCAGGATTTGCCCTCCTCCCCGGGTGAGAAGATGGCCTACATGCGGGGCGGTGTCCCTGAGCAGTTGATGGCTAAATATCCCGAGGTGGAGGATTACCTGCAACTGAACAGCTCTATCGTGAAACATATCGAGGCGAACAACCAACGCTTCGACCCGATAGAGATCATCAACGTCGGCAGCTCCTTCCCCACCTTTTTCCCGTTCGAGTTGCTCTATGGCAGCTGGGATGCCCTCAACAATCCGCAGGCGATGGTGATCAGTCAGAAGCAGGCGGCACGGCTTTTCGGAAGGGAGGATGCCATCGGGGAGCAGCTGACGGTGTGTGAGGAGGGTTTCGACACCGACATCAGGAAAACATACACCATTGGGGCAGTGGCGAAATCACGCGACCGGTCGGCCATCACCTTCGACGGCCTCATATGCAGCCCCGAGACAAACTGGGGTGGCCCCACCCTGCTGATGATGCCCGAAAAGAGCGATCTGAAACTGTTTGAGGAGAAGGTGAGCAACGATCAGATACCCACACTGGCCGGTGGTAGATACTATTTTATCCCGCTCGACAAGGCGCTCTCCTCTCGCTATCAGCAGCAGGAGCTGGCATTCTGGCACCATCGCAAGGATGGACTGCTGATGGTAGGATTGATATCGGCGTTGCTGTTGCTGCTGATCGCGGTGTTCAACTATGTGAACATGAGCTTCTCACGCCTGTTGCAACAGGTAAAGATGCTTCAGACACAAAAATTGATGGGCGCGGCACCGGCTGATCTACGGCTGCAGATCTTAATGGACACGCTGCTCACGGTACTGATATCCTTCCTGCTGGCATTGCCGCTGATGCATGACCTGTTGCCACTCTTCAACCAGGTGGTGGATGCCGACTTCACACCCTCCTTTTTCTACAGCAATGACTTTTTACCGGTACTCATCCTGTTGCTCATTCTGCTGACTCTCATACCGGGCTGGATGGTCAGCTGGCGCATTTCCCGCTCCACTGAAATTGAAATACGAACCTTCTTTATCTCCAGGAGACATCGGTGGGTGGGCGTGATGGTTACCCTGCAGTTTATAATCTCCATCGCACTGATCATCGCCACCATCACTGTCGGCAGGCAGACAGGCCTGGTGAAAAAGCATGCTGCCCGCTACCATGATCTCATAGAAATAGGGATGACGGGAGGTAACCTTGATTTGCGTGAATCAGCACAGCAGATAAGAAACATCCCGGGGGTGAGTGATCTATCCATGGGAAACATGATGCTGATGAACTCATGGGTGATGCATGCCACACTGAAAAGGGAAAGTGGTGAGGAGCTGCAAACCATGGTCCTCCAACTGAGGGGCGATGAGAACCTGGTACAGATGCTTGGATTGCGACAGCTTGCCGGTGAACCGTGGGAGAGCATCACCGACAACAATCCCCACTCGGTATTTATCAACCAATCCTTTGCCGACAGGCTGCAACAACCTGTTCATCAAATCATCGGTGAGCCACTCAACAAATACCTGGTCTCCGGCGATTCGGTGTCGGTGATCGCCGGCGTGGTGGAAGATTTTTATTTCGCATCGCTCGAGGAGCAGGTGATGGCGGTGTTAATAGAACGGATACCTGCCGGTACTGAAAAGATGTCATCGATGCAGATACGCCTTGATGGGAAGGAGAAGCGTGAAGCCATCGCGGCCATTAAGCGTGTGTGGCAACAGAGCTATCCCAATGAGCACTTCAGCTACAATGATGTGGAGCATCAATTCAAAAAACGCAACAGTAAGATCTTCGAAATGAGAGACCTGCTGCAAATGTACTCGCTCATCAGCATCCTGCTCACCTGTTTCGGTCTGTTCGGCATCACATTCTATGCGGTAAGGCAGCGTACAAAAGAAATTGGCATCCGGAAGATCAACGGCGCACAGAGAACACAAATACTGTGGTTGCTGTTGAAACCGATGTTTATCTGGATGACGGTGGCCTTCGCAATCGCTGTACCCTTGACATGGTGGTTTATGGAGAAATGGCTGCAACAGTTTGTTTACAGGGTGAACGTGTCTGTGGGCACAATGATGCTCGCACTCTTATTGGTTGCCTGCATCAACTTCATGACGGTTGGCTGGCACCTGTGGCGCACATCAAAGGCAAATCCGGTGAAAAGCCTGAAAACGGAATAA
- a CDS encoding ABC transporter ATP-binding protein, which translates to MIQTENLQKIFRTDEVETWALNEVNIRINEGEFVAVMGPSGCGKTSLLNILGLLDNPTSGSYHLNGTDVSKFTESQRTGLRKGVIGFVFQSFNLIEELNVYENIELPLLYMKIGAAERKRRVKEAMERMAITHREKHFPQQLSGGQQQRVAIARAVVANPKLILADEPTGNLDSRNGAEVMNLLTELNREGTTIVMVTHSQHDAGFANRVINLFDGKVVPEVVL; encoded by the coding sequence ATGATTCAAACAGAAAACTTACAGAAGATCTTCCGCACCGATGAGGTGGAGACATGGGCACTGAACGAAGTGAACATCAGAATCAACGAAGGTGAATTTGTCGCCGTAATGGGACCCTCCGGCTGCGGGAAGACCTCCCTGCTGAACATCCTGGGGCTGCTCGACAACCCCACCTCGGGGAGCTACCACCTCAACGGGACCGACGTCTCAAAATTCACCGAGAGCCAGCGCACCGGCCTCCGCAAGGGGGTGATCGGCTTCGTGTTCCAGAGCTTCAACCTCATTGAGGAGCTCAATGTCTATGAGAACATCGAGCTGCCGCTCCTCTACATGAAGATTGGGGCTGCCGAGCGGAAGCGCCGCGTGAAGGAGGCGATGGAGCGAATGGCTATCACCCACCGCGAGAAGCACTTCCCGCAACAGCTGTCGGGGGGACAGCAACAGCGCGTGGCCATCGCCCGTGCCGTGGTGGCCAACCCGAAGCTGATCCTTGCCGACGAACCCACGGGGAACCTCGACAGCCGCAACGGTGCCGAGGTGATGAACCTGCTCACCGAGCTCAACCGCGAAGGGACCACCATCGTCATGGTCACCCACAGTCAGCACGATGCCGGCTTCGCCAATCGTGTCATCAACCTGTTCGACGGTAAGGTGGTCCCGGAGGTGGTGCTATAA